The following nucleotide sequence is from Deinococcus radiopugnans ATCC 19172.
CGGCTACTCGGCCAGATCATCGCCGCGCAGGCCTCGGCCCCCGCCGTGGTCAAGCCCGCCCCAATTCCCAACGTTCAGCGCGTGTACAGCGTCAATGGCCGTCAGGACGACGTGGTGGGCCTGCTGGGCGCGCAGTACCCGGCCCTCAAGGTGTCGGCGGTGGGCAGCACCGGGCAGGTGGTCGTCAGCGGCCCCGAGGACCAGCTGACCGAGGCCTTCAAGCTGCTGGCCCAGGTGGACCGCCCCGTCAGCGCCGCGCCGGATCCCAAGACGTCGGTTCAGGTCTACTCGGCCAAAGGAAAGGCTGAAGACGTCACCAAATTCCTGGCCGCCCAGTATCCGGGCCTGAAAGTGACGCCCATCGGCACCACCGAGCGGCTGGTCATCAGCGGCCCGCAGGACCAGCTCAGCGCCGCGATCGCCCTGCTGGGTCAGGTGGACGTGGCCGCGCCTGTGGCCGCCAGCACCGTGCAGCGGGTCTTCACGCTGGTCAACGCCAGCGCCGAGGAGGTCAAGGCCACCCTGGAAGGCACCCTGGCGCGGGACGTGACCCCGGCGGCCCCGGCACTGGCCAACGTGCCGGTCAACGCCACCGACGCCAACGGCAACGCGATCACCGTGACCGTGCCGACCAACAAGACGGACGCGGCCCAGACCCCTGTGGGCACGGCCCAGCCGACGGCCAGCACGCCGGACAGCGCGAATATTATCGCCGACGCCCGCACCAATACCCTGATCGTGCGCGGGACCCAGACGCAGGTCAACCAGATTGCCGAACTGATCCCGCAGCTCGATCAGGTGGTGCCGCAGATCAACGTGCAGGTCCGCATTCAGGAGATCAGCGAGACGGCGGCCCGCAGCCTGGGCGTGGACTGGAAACTGGGTCTGGGCGGCTTCAATGTCAGCCTGGGCGGCGGCGGCCTGGCCGCGTCCTTCGATCCCACCCGCAGCCTGATGGGCTTCAACCTGGGGCCGACCCTCAAGGCCCTGGAATCGCAGGGCATGACCAAGAGCGTCTATGACGGCTCGGTCACGATGCAGAGCGGTCAGCGTTCGCTGGGCGGCAGCGGCAACACCCAGAACGCCTCCAGCACGGCGGCGGCGAGCATCAAGAGCGGCGGGCGCCTGGAGCTGAACATTCCGTCCAGCGCCGGCAACATCGAAAAGCAGATCGACTACGGCGTGAACCTGGACTTCTTCAACCCCCAGGTGGCCCCCGACGGTTCCATCACCATGCGGGTGCGCGGTCAGGTCAACGACCTGCAAAGCCCCATTCCCGAAACCGGCCTGCCCAATGTCCTCAAGTTCGCCAACAGCGAGGCGCAGAGCCTGATCACCTTCAAAAGCGGGCAGACCGTGCTGCTGAGCGGCCTGCTGAGCACCAAGGAGACCAGTTCCAAGGCAGGAACGCCTTTCCTGAGCAGCCTGCCCATCATCGGCGCGGCCTTCGGCAAACAGAACACCGAGCGCACCCAGACCCAGCTGCTGGTGGTGATCACCGGCAACATCGTCAAGTAACGCCGCTGCTGGCGCCTGTCCCCCTCCCACACCAGGAGGGGGTTTTTGATGGCTCCCCTGCCCGTACCCCACCCTGGCCTGTTTGGGCATGGCCGGTGGGCGGGCGCGTGCCGGACGCTACAGTCGGCCCATATGAGGTATCTGACCGCTGGGGAATCGCACGGGCCGCAACTGACGGCCATCAT
It contains:
- a CDS encoding type II secretion system protein GspD, which encodes MMNRYALLLTAALGMAAAQTAPAQTVPARTVPAQPLPSQTVPATSPAPSAAQTAVSDPQLSGAKVTFEVRRAGSDLASMLIALAMSAGYEIIIEPSVDGVLQASSVAAPSAEAGSGSAASSVVSYSFKNKPFNEVWPLVLDIYGLSYESLGIGGKTVLRVGIKPIQKIVKLPASLSAADTERQLKLSFGSLRKITSSQTNAAPAGASAAGTQTSATTTEASQEEIILDSPTMRIVAEPASNSVIIRGTNQEVAQVERLLGQIIAAQASAPAVVKPAPIPNVQRVYSVNGRQDDVVGLLGAQYPALKVSAVGSTGQVVVSGPEDQLTEAFKLLAQVDRPVSAAPDPKTSVQVYSAKGKAEDVTKFLAAQYPGLKVTPIGTTERLVISGPQDQLSAAIALLGQVDVAAPVAASTVQRVFTLVNASAEEVKATLEGTLARDVTPAAPALANVPVNATDANGNAITVTVPTNKTDAAQTPVGTAQPTASTPDSANIIADARTNTLIVRGTQTQVNQIAELIPQLDQVVPQINVQVRIQEISETAARSLGVDWKLGLGGFNVSLGGGGLAASFDPTRSLMGFNLGPTLKALESQGMTKSVYDGSVTMQSGQRSLGGSGNTQNASSTAAASIKSGGRLELNIPSSAGNIEKQIDYGVNLDFFNPQVAPDGSITMRVRGQVNDLQSPIPETGLPNVLKFANSEAQSLITFKSGQTVLLSGLLSTKETSSKAGTPFLSSLPIIGAAFGKQNTERTQTQLLVVITGNIVK